In the Dermacentor silvarum isolate Dsil-2018 unplaced genomic scaffold, BIME_Dsil_1.4 Seq364, whole genome shotgun sequence genome, one interval contains:
- the LOC125941809 gene encoding translation initiation factor IF-2-like → MKAVMAHPVQVLYSLHGRKGKRAFVNLKLCRIVTDVICAKGGADLTEAQGFIKRWLPGSVDRGGGRKRRFAETLAAEQPDDPSLRGRDHCLPTAALSLPHPWPQGPGQSTVGPSCPAAHAPSPAAAPAPAAPPAPAPAAPPAPAPAAPPAP, encoded by the exons atgaaggctgtaatggcacaccccgtccaagtgctttacagccttcatggcaggaaggggaagagggctttCGTAAAtctgaagttatgccggatagtcacag atgtcatctgtgcaaaagggggggccgacctgacagaagctcagggcttcattaagaggtggttgccagggtctgtggacaggggtggtggcaggaagaggcgttttgcagaaacgttagcagcagagcagcccgatgatccctcccttcggggcagggatcattgcctgcccactgctgccctctccctgccccacccttggcctcagggccctggccagtccaccgttggcccctcctgtccggctgcccatgctccttcccctgctgcagcccctgctcctgccgctcctcctgcccctgctcctgccgctcctcctgcccctgcccctgccgctcctcctgcccct